From Saccopteryx leptura isolate mSacLep1 chromosome 3, mSacLep1_pri_phased_curated, whole genome shotgun sequence, one genomic window encodes:
- the MPC1 gene encoding mitochondrial pyruvate carrier 1, translating to MAGALVRKAADYVRSKDFRDYLMSTHFWGPVANWGLPIAAINDMKKSPEIISGRMTFALCCYSLTFMRFAYKVQPRNWLLFACHATNEVAQLIQGGRLIQHKMSKNTSA from the exons ATGGCGGGCGCGCTGGTGCGGAAGGCGGCGGACTATGTCCGGAGCAAGGACTTCCGGGACTACCTCATGAG CACG CACTTCTGGGGCCCAGTCGCCAACTGGGGTCTCCCCATTGCTGCCATCAACGACATGAAGAAGTCTCCAGAGATTATCAGTGGGCGGATGACGTTTG CCCTCTGCTGTTACTCCCTGACCTTCATGCGGTTCGCCTACAAGGTGCAGCCCCGCAACTGGCTCCTGTTCGCCTGCCACGCCACCAATGAGGTGGCGCAGCTCATTCAGGGCGGGCGGCTGATCCAGCACAA GATGTCTAAGAACACGTCAGCGTGA